A window from Neoarius graeffei isolate fNeoGra1 chromosome 14, fNeoGra1.pri, whole genome shotgun sequence encodes these proteins:
- the six2b gene encoding homeobox protein SIX2b yields MAAMPPTFGFTQEQVACVCEVLQQGGSIERLGRFLWSLPACEHLHKNESVLKAKAVVAFHRGNFRELYKVLESHQFSPHNHAKLQQLWLKAHYIEAEKLRGRPLGAVGKYRVRRKFPLPRTIWDGEETSYCFKEKSRCVLKEWYSHNPYPSPREKRELAEATGLTTTQVSNWFKNRRQRDRAAEAKERENEGVNQNGHNPLPSQMTENKSQCESSDDDKSPPGTPDHPSMSPALLLPSSSGLPPLHSFAPPAGPSASDTHHPHPHPHLHHLHPHQQHSHHEQQHLSLHDGLLNPMAASLVDLGS; encoded by the exons ATGGCCGCGATGCCGCCGACCTTTGGCTTCACGCAGGAGCAAGTGGCGTGTGTGTGCGAGGTGCTGCAGCAGGGAGGGAGCATCGAGCGCCTCGGCCGCTTCCTGTGGTCTCTGCCGGCCTGCGAGCATCTGCACAAGAACGAGTCCGTGCTCAAGGCCAAGGCCGTGGTGGCGTTCCACCGGGGAAACTTTCGCGAACTCTACAAGGTGTTAGAGAGCCACCAGTTCTCGCCGCACAACCACGCCAAGCTGCAGCAGCTGTGGCTCAAGGCGCACTACATCGAGGCAGAGAAGCTGCGCGGGAGACCCCTCGGTGCCGTGGGCAAGTACCGGGTGCGCAGGAAGTTCCCGCTGCCGCGCACCATCTGGGACGGCGAGGAGACGAGCTACTGCTTCAAGGAGAAAAGTCGCTGCGTGCTTAAAGAATGGTACTCCCATAATCCCTATCCCTCACCCAGAGAGAAACGCGAGCTGGCCGAGGCCACAGGGCTCACAACCACACAGGTCAGCAACTGGTTCAAGAACCGCAGGCAGAGGGACCGCGCCGCTGAGGCCAAGGAGag GGAAAACGAGGGCGTGAATCAGAATGGGCACAACCCGCTGCCGTCTCAAATGACCGAGAACAAATCTCAGTGTGAGAGCTCTGATGACGATAAATCTCCACCAGGGACCCCAGATCACCCGTCCATGAGTCCTGCTCTGCTCCTGCCCTCCAGCTCAGGCTTGCCGCCACTGCATAGCTTCGCGCCCCCGGCAGGTCCCAGCGCCTCTGACACGCACCaccctcatcctcatcctcatcttCATCATCTTCACCCTCATCAGCAGCACAGCCACCATGAGCAGCAGCATCTGTCCTTGCACGACGGCCTCCTCAACCCCATGGCGGCCAGCCTGGTGGACCTTGGCTCCTAA